The Anastrepha ludens isolate Willacy chromosome 2, idAnaLude1.1, whole genome shotgun sequence genome contains a region encoding:
- the LOC128871590 gene encoding pickpocket protein 28: MNDMNLSCNKMDSDFKVKRNNLIRNTPQRKTLVKGIKEIYFEYCSNTSIHGIQYFGQHRPWMENIFWLCVFLASIYCCSNLILSVYIKWNETPVIVSFSEKSTPVWSIPFPAITICSETKRVLKTEGVTYAQFTKDLQNHIKMRRRFEPKNISNIELEEFRTLLHICNTQLIERGTPNLSTDLIDYFSVLNKMTPEFSRYFFYCKWFSHFGECDELFTRTYTEEGICYTFNGLNATDIYRENTVQYQRIGFQNFSKHNIILKRPLKWSLQDGYMPDSGIKSYPARVLGAGARAGLFIALQSFRQEVDYVCRGPIQGFKVSLHSPDDVPLVSNQFVRIPMSKEVLIAVKPNMITTSSGIADYLPQRRQCFLKNERTLKFFKVYTQNNCALECLTNLTLAKCGCVKFSMPRTLDMPVCGENKIFCYDKAEDILLLREFRQGLKESRLDYLGTTECNCLPACTSLVYNTEISQGNFDLDEMLKAADDPSFYEEFPGSQMSRLSIYFKERQFITSKRSELYGRTDFLANCGGIFGLFMGFSILSLVELFYHISLRLWSNLHRLAGPQTPIL; this comes from the exons atgaacgATATGAACTTAAGTTGTAATAAAATGGACTCTGAtttcaaagtaaaaagaaaCAATTTGATCAGAAATACTCCACAACGAAAAACATTGGTAAAAGGTATTAAAGAAATCTACTTCGAATACTGTTCCAATACATCAATTCATGGCATCCAATACTTTGGACAACACCGCCCATggatggaaaatatattttggttATGTGTGTTCTTGGCTTCAATATACTGTTGTTCCAATCTAATACTCAGCGTTTATATAAAATGGAATGAAACACCTGTGATCGTGAGTTTTTCTGAGAAATCCACACCTGTCTGGAGCATACCGTTTCCAGCAATTACTATTTGCTCGGAAACCAAGAGAGTCCTTAAAACAGAAG GTGTAACTTATGCCCAATTCACCAAAGATTTACAAAATCATATAAAGATGCGACGACGCTTTGAACCGAAAAACATTAGTAATATAGAGTTGGAAGAATTCCGTACGCTTCTGCATATATGCAATACTCAACTTATTGAACGTGGTACCCCGAATCTTTCTACTGATCTGATAGATTACTTCAGCGTATTGAATAAAATGACACCGGAGTTTAGTCGATATTTCTTCTATTGCAAATGGTTTAGTCACTTTGGTGAATGTGATGAACTTTTCACACGCACTTACACCGAAGAAGGTATTTGCTACACTTTTAATGGCCTCAACGCCACTGATATTTATCGTGAAAACACTGTCCAATATCAGCGTATAGGATTTCAAAACTTTTCCAAGCATAATATAATATTGAAACGACCTCTTAAGTGGTCATTGCAAGATGGTTATATGCCTGACAGTGGTATTAAATCGTATCCGGCACGTGTTTTGGGTGCAGGAGCTCGAGCAGGGCTGTTTATTGCACTACAAAGTTTTCGTCAAGAAGTCGATTATGTATGCCGGGGCCCAATACAGGGTTTCAAAGTATCGCTGCATTCACCCGATGATGTGCCGTTGGTTTCAAATCAGTTTGTACGCATTCCTATGAGCAAGGAAGTGCTTATAGCTGTTAAACCAAACATGATCACCACGTCATCAGGAATTGCAGATTACCTACCACAAAGACGCCAAtgctttttgaaaaatgaaaggACACTAAAATTCTTTAAAGTGTATACCCAAAATAATTGCGCGCTCGAATGTTTAACAAATTTAACATTAGCTAAATGTGGGTGTGTCAAGTTTTCCATGCCACGTACGTTGGACATGCCTGTATGTGGCGAAAATAAGATATTTTGTTACGATAAAGCGGAAGACATTCTACTACTAAGAGAATTTCGTCAAGGCCTTAAAGAATCACGGCTTGATTATTTGGGCACCACGGAATGTAATTGTCTGCCGGCCTGCACCTCGCTTGTTTACAATACCGAGATATCGCAAGGTAATTTTGATTTGGATGAGATGTTAAAGGCAGCTGATGATCCTTCCTTCTATGAGGAGTTCCCTGGGTCACAGATGTCACGACTATCAATATATTTCAAGGAACGTCAGTTTATAACGTCTAAGAGATCCGAGTTGTATGGCAGAACAGACTTTTTAGCAAATTGTGGTGGAATTTTTGGTCTGTTCATGGGTTTCTCTATACTAAGTTTGGTTGAACTGTTTTACCATATTTCCCTACGTTTATGGAGTAATCTGCATCGTTTGGCAGGGCCACAAACACCAATACTGTAA